The Apium graveolens cultivar Ventura chromosome 11, ASM990537v1, whole genome shotgun sequence genome has a window encoding:
- the LOC141695296 gene encoding uncharacterized protein LOC141695296: protein MADAKDYVKKFDRCQKYAPIVRQPPEMLTSIKSLITFAMWRMDILGHFLMTTAQRKFLVVAIDYFTKWIEAKPLEKIITNQVAQFLWENILCKYGIPCILVTDNGT, encoded by the coding sequence ATGGCAGATGCCAAAGACTATGTGAAGAAGTTTGATCGCTGTCAAAAATATGCACCGATTGTTAGGCAGCCACCTGAGATGCTGACTTCTATAAAATCTCTAATCACTTTTGCTATGTGGAGAATGGATATTCTTGGACATTTCCTAATGACCACTGCACAAAGAAAGTTTTTAGTTGTGGCAATTGATTACTTCactaagtggatcgaagccaagcCTTTGGAGAAAATCATAACCAATCAAGTTGCCCAATTCCTATGGGAGAATATATTGTGCAAATATGGGATTCCTTGTATCTTAGTGactgataatggaacataa